A region from the Brassica napus cultivar Da-Ae chromosome C8, Da-Ae, whole genome shotgun sequence genome encodes:
- the LOC111198265 gene encoding receptor-like kinase TMK2, with amino-acid sequence MSRSDMSSRPDLAKFRSLCLVICFLAVVTSARVSPRRNLDSPDLRIATLFAIAEDVGLPHVHAESWVGNDTCQQWYGISCTDGVITAIAFINSNLTGIISPRFAELSSLSEIDLAHNRLTGIIPLELLTKLKKLVILDVSYNDLHGKIPKVRKEVVFAEGNTQIEKDRVISRQSFVWIGIGIGFLLAGVIGVLYYYLVIRKKSSAMETEPETIELQAQPSSVVVAADDNMIPFHILREATSDFSDGNLIGRGGFSLVYKGTLSDGTDIAVKRMGKDDPLIGIDTFKCEVSVLSKIHHRNLVVLLGYSIEGEERLLVYQLMHQGPLSKHLYHPRDHGLEPLDWNKRLKIALDVARGIEYLHTLSRQNRSYIHRDLKPSNILLGDDLRARVSDFGLVRSTAEGKDSFTTEKSAGTIGYLPPEYTSIVFYFFLKSNI; translated from the coding sequence ATGTCTCGGTCAGATATGAGTTCGAGACCGGATCTAGCGAAGTTCAGAAGTCTCTGCCTTGTAATCTGTTTCTTGGCTGTGGTTACCTCGGCACGTGTGAGTCCGAGAAGAAATTTGGATTCTCCGGATCTCAGAATCGCTACTCTGTTTGCTATAGCTGAAGATGTAGGTTTACCGCATGTACATGCAGAGAGTTGGGTAGGAAATGATACTTGTCAACAATGGTACGGGATTTCCTGTACAGATGGTGTCATCACGGCGATAGCCTTTATAAACTCCAATCTGACAGGTATCATATCTCCCAGATTCGCAGAGCTCAGTTCTCTGAGTGAAATTGATCTGGCTCATAACAGACTTACCGGCATCATCCCTCTCGAGCTTCTTACCAAGTTGAAGAAACTGGTCATTCTTGATGTTTCCTATAATGACCTGCATGGTAAAATTCCAAAGGTTAGGAAAGAGGTTGTATTTGCTGAAGGCAACACGCAGATTGAGAAGGATCGGGTTATCTCGAGACAGTCTTTCGTTTGGATTGGTATTGGGATAGGGTTTCTGCTCGCTGGAGTAATAGGAGTTCTATATTACTATCTGGTGATTAGAAAGAAGAGTTCTGCTATGGAGACAGAACCAGAAACGATTGAACTACAAGCTCAGCCATCTAGTGTCGTGGTAGCTGCTGACGACAACATGATTCCCTTTCATATTCTCAGGGAAGCTACTTCTGACTTCAGTGATGGTAACCTCATCGGTAGAGGTGGGTTTTCACTTGTGTACAAGGGCACACTATCTGATGGAACTGACATCGCAGTCAAGAGAATGGGAAAAGATGACCCTTTGATTGGTATCGACACCTTCAAGTGTGAAGTCAGTGTGTTAAGTAAGATCCATCATCGCAATCTAGTGGTTCTACTAGGGTACTCTATCGAAGGAGAAGAGAGACTACTTGTTTATCAGTTGATGCATCAGGGCCCGTTGAGCAAACACCTATATCACCCGAGGGATCATGGATTGGAACCCCTAGACTGGAATAAGCGGCTTAAGATTGCCCTTGATGTTGCTAGAGGGATCGAGTATCTGCACACATTGTCTCGGCAAAACAGAAGTTACATTCACCGAGATTTAAAACCTTCAAATATTCTTCTGGGAGATGACTTGCGAGCCAGGGTATCTGATTTCGGTTTAGTCCGGTCAACAGCTGAAGGCAAAGATTCATTCACTACCGAGAAATCCGCTGGAACAATTGGTTACCTTCCACCTGAATACACAAGTAtagtcttttatttttttctcaagtcaaatatctaa
- the LOC106425907 gene encoding receptor protein kinase TMK1 — protein sequence MELLTGQKALDKKRSEDPQISLWFMNLVKEASCEIVIDKTIQITEDNRGSISEVAKLASHCCAKTPEQRPEMSYAVAVLASLTEQWKPSEVGETKDEFLEELGKKWHEQHTLEGTSGTSSAWQE from the coding sequence ATGGAGCTACTAACAGGACAAAAAGCCCTCGACAAAAAACGATCTGAAGATCCCCAGATATCTCTCTGGTTCATGAACCTGGTCAAAGAAGCCTCCTGCGAAATTGTGATCGATAAGACCATTCAAATCACTGAAGACAACCGAGGCAGCATTTCTGAAGTGGCTAAACTGGCCAGTCACTGTTGCGCCAAAACTCCCGAGCAGAGACCCGAGATGAGCTATGCTGTCGCTGTGCTTGCCTCGTTGACCGAACAATGGAAACCCAGTGAAGTTGGAGAGACGAAAGATGAGTTTCTTGAAGAACTTGGAAAGAAGTGGCATGAGCAGCACACGCTGGAGGGAACTAGTGGTACGAGCAGCGCATGGCAGGAGTAG
- the LOC106425971 gene encoding probable protein phosphatase 2C 9, with the protein MGKFCCFTSPSKVVGRSGKGRSDEGLIKYGFSLVKGKANHPMEDYHVANFINIQDHELGLFAIYDGHMGDTVPAYLQKHLFSNILKEGEFWVDPRRSIAKAYEKTDQAILSNSSDLGRGGSTAVTAILINGRKLWVANVGDSRAVLSKGGRAVQMSTDHEPRAERSSIEDRGGFVSNLPGDVPRVNGQLAVSRAFGDKGLKTHLSSEPDIRDVVVDSQTDVLLLASDGIWKVMTNEEAMEIAKRVKDPQKAAKELTAEALRRESKDDISCVVVRFR; encoded by the exons atggGAAAGTTTTGTTGCTTCACTTCCCCTTCCAAG GTTGTGGGTCGATCTGGTAAAGGAAGAAGTGACGAAGGGTTGATCAAGTACGGTTTCAGTCTAGTGAAAGGCAAAGCTAACCATCCCATGGAGGATTATCACGTCGCTAACTTCATCAACATCCAAGACCACGAGCTAGGTCTCTTCGCTATCTACGACGGTCACATGGGTGATACTGTCCCTGCCTACTTGCAGAAGCACCTCTTCTCCAACATCCTCAAGGAG GGAGAGTTTTGGGTTGATCCACGAAGGTCTATAGCAAAGGCTTACGAGAAGACGGACCAAGCCATTCTTTCGAATAGTTCTGACTTGGGACGCGGCGGGTCTACGGCTGTCACGGCTATATTGATCAATGGGAGGAAGCTGTGGGTAGCTAACGTTGGTGATTCACGAGCGGTTCTTTCGAAAGGAGGTAGGGCAGTGCAGATGAGTACGGATCATGAGCCACGTGCTGAACGGTCGAGTATTGAGGATAGAGGTGGATTTGTATCCAATCTACCAG gtGATGTTCCTCGGGTGAATGGTCAGTTAGCGGTGTCTCGTGCCTTTGGAGATAAGGGACTTAAGACACATCTGAGTTCAGAGCCTGACATTAGAGATGTTGTTGTAGATAGCCAGACGGATGTTCTTCTCCTGGCCAGTGATGGCATTTGGAAG GTGATGACAAATGAGGAGGCGATGGAGATAGCTAAAAGGGTGAAAGATCCACAGAAGGCGGCCAAGGAGCTAACAGCTGAAGCGTTGAGAAGAGAGAGTAAAGACGACATATCTTGTGTCGTGGTCCGTTTCAGATGA